A region of Triplophysa rosa linkage group LG16, Trosa_1v2, whole genome shotgun sequence DNA encodes the following proteins:
- the si:ch73-109i22.2 gene encoding SH2 domain-containing protein 2A, which yields MDFDYQKLKDAESQEREERLGSLPVHHPMPKPRQCLDSEMQVTTVTVKRIAPALVLGPLGTLEALSPSLRAYTLLWFERTQLPRLRTPGNSLPCWLHGFATRREAEQLLQDKPQGCFLLRLSESKIGFALSYRGEDRCRHFIIEEEDSETFGSVYLIAGEDSRHHSLEDLINYYTHNPVGPFNEMLTVSCNQPNGDREEIDKLGMKNQEGDRKYENGKVISQDEQTKLAIAAGPAVLDSLPTNSNHITSTRDETVQYAAVRKPLKKTASLPECKCGPDTAPPTVENGSSELAERPYNPSVTLDQTHPPEAPYARVNKPPRAASENMPNASAPSELQGATAASVPPSLTNFDTMAADQKYCKFEPMHTYEETIHTRRRDEDEEIDCYAMGWRRQATGNAVELPRHHVYSEVNIRGAQESNAVSSRPTPSLPLRPPPRSAHAALRTESSGQSFGLPPLMVQPRHSDFHHSHNASSSSIYERIPERPSSSRPSLPPPNPKR from the exons ATGGACTTTGACTACCAAAAGTTAAAAG ATGCTGAATCTCAGGAGAGAGAGGAACGtttgggttctcttcctgtCCACCATCCAATGCCGAAACCACGTCAATGTCTTGATTCAGAAATGCAAGTGACAACC gtgACAGTAAAGAGAATCGCTCCCGCTTTGGTTTTGGGCCCGTTGGGGACCCTGGAGGCCCTGAGCCCGTCTTTGCGTGCCTACACTCTGCTGTGGTTTGAAAGAACGCAGCTGCCTCGACTGCGCACACCTGGAAACTCTCTCCCCTGCTGGCTCCATGGTTTCGCGACACGCAG GGAAGCAGAACAGCTGCTGCAGGATAAACCACAAGGCTGTTTCCTGTTGAGGCTCAGCGAGTCAAAAATTGGCTTTGCGCTCTCCTACAG AGGGGAGGATAGATGTCGTCATTTTATCATTGAAGAGGAGGACAGTGAAACGTTTGGTAGTGTATATCTCATTGCTGGAGAAGACAGCCGTCATCATAGTCTAGAAGACCTGATCAACTACTATACCCATAATCCCGTGGGGCCCTTTAATGAGATGTTGACTGTTTCTTGCAATCAG CCCAATGGTGACCGTGAAGAAATTGATAAGCTGGGAATGAAGAACCAGGAAGGAGatagaaaatatgaaaatggaAAAGTGATCAGTCAAGACGAGCAGACAAAACTGGCCATAGCTGCTGGACCAGCTGTTCTAGATTCATTACCCACAAACTCCAACCACATCACATCAACTAGAGATGAGACTGTGCAGTATGCAGCAGTCAGGAAGCCTTTAAAAAAGACTGCCTCGCTCCCAGAGTGCAAGTGTGGACCTGACACAGCGCCTCCTACTGTAGAA AATGGCAGTTCTGAGCTTGCTGAGAGACCCTATAATCCTAGTGTTACTTTGGATCAAACTCACCCCCCGGAAGCTCCATACGCCCGAGTCAATAAACCCCCCAGAGCGGCATCAGAAAACATGCCCAATGCCAGTGCTCCCTCTGAGCTACAGGGAGCGACAGCGGCATCTGTACCGCCATCTCTTACAAATTTTGACACAATGGCAGCAGATCAGAAATACTGTAAATTCGAGCcaatgcacacctatgaagagACTATACATACACGAAGAagagatgaggatgaggagataGACTGTTACGCCATGGGGTGGAGGAGGCAGGCGACAGGAAATGCAG TGGAACTTCCAAGGCATCATGTATATTCAGAGGTGAACATCAGGGGTGCACAAGAAAGTAATGCTGTCTCCTCAAGACCCACCCCTAGTCTTCCTCTTAGACCACCCCCAAGATCTGCACATGCTGCTTTACGGACAGAAAGTAGTGGACAG AGTTTTGGTTTGCCTCCGCTGATGGTTCAGCCCCGACACTCTGATTTCCATCATTCACATAACGCTTCATCCAGTTCCATTTATGAACGGATTCCAGAGAGACCAAGCAGCTCAAGGCCATCTCTGCCCCCACCCAACCCCAAACGCTGA
- the ssr2 gene encoding translocon-associated protein subunit beta: protein MRALCIFALVAVVGLVAGEEGARILASKSLLNRYAVEGRDLTLQYNIYNVGTSAALEVELSDDSFPPEDFGIVSGMLNVKWDRIAPASNVSHTVVLRPLKAGYFNFTSASVSYLAQEGGQVVVGYTSAPGQGGILAQREFDRRFSPHYLDWAAFGVMTLPSIGIPLLLWYSSKRKYDSPKTKKN from the exons ATGAGGGCTCTCTGTATATTTGCTTTGGTTGCTGTGGTTGGTCTGGTAGCAGGAGAGGAAGGGGCTCGAATTTTGGCCTCCAAATCTCTGCTGAACCGTTACGCTGTTGAGGGACGAGATCTCACCCTCCAGTACAACATCTACAATGTGGGCACCAG TGCTGCTTTGGAGGTCGAGCTGTCTGATGACTCCTTCCCTCCTGAAGACTTCGGCATTGTTTCAGGAATGCTCAATGTGAAATGGGATCGCATTGCTCC TGCCAGTAATGTTTCTCACACAGTGGTTCTAAGGCCACTGAAAGCTGGTTACTTCAACTTCACCTCTGCTTCTGTAAGCTATCTGGCCCAGGAGGGTGGACAGGTCGTG GTTGGTTACACAAGTGCACCAGGTCAGGGAGGCATTCTCGCCCAGAGAGAGTTTGACAGACGCTTTTCTCCACATTAC TTGGACTGGGCTGCTTTTGGTGTTATGACGTTACCATCCATTGGCATTCCTCTGCTTCTCTGGTACTCCAGCAAGAGGAAGTATGACTCTCCAAAGACCAAGAAGAACTGA
- the LOC130567107 gene encoding interferon-inducible GTPase 5-like, producing MLNEILANQDISSATNTIKEYFKQQERVELNIAVTGESGSGKSTFVNAFRGLGDEEEDSAETGEKETTMEPQVYPHPNYKNMKLWDLPGIGTSNFKADKYLQQVKFERYDFFIIIANRFRECHTYLAKEIISTGKKFYFIRSQIDFAIKNEKKKKNFDQKKTLDKIRENCVNGLKEIGGMDDPVVFLISSCDLSKYDFNLLHERMEKELPQHKRHVLILTLPNITLEINERKKEALKKDIFNVAFLSACVAAVPVPGLSIAVDLSIISLQIRKYLNAFGLDKKSLKILCEQSGQTMETLENLITSVWYKGLLTGSLLSKLLDSTLLVSEDAVERAFSIIPFIGSLVAGGLSFVTVKLMLNKAIDDIAEDARKVLMAAFKNLE from the exons ATGCTTAATGAAATTCTAGCTAATCAAGATATTTCATCAGCAACAAACACAATCAAAGAATATTTCAAACAGCAGGAACGGGTTGAGCTAAATATTGCTGTGACAGGGGAGTCTGGTTCTGGAAAGTCCACATTTGTCAATGCGTTCAGGGGTTTAGGGGATGAAGAGGAAGATTCTGCCGAAACAGGTGAAAAGGAGACCACCATGGAACCCCAAGTTTACCCTCATCcaaattacaaaaatatgaaattgtggGATCTCCCTGGAATCGGAACATCAAACTTCAAAGCCGATAAGTACCTTCAGCAGGTTAAATTCGAACGTTATGATTTTTTCATCATTATTGCAAATCGGTTCAGAGAATGTCACACCTACCTGGCCAAAGAGATCATAAGCACTGGGAAGAAGTTTTACTTTATCCGTTCCCAGATTGATTTtgccattaaaaatgaaaaaaaaaaaaaaaactttgaccAAAAAAAGACACTGGATAAAATTCGGGAGAATTGTGTAAATG GGCTGAAAGAAATAGGTGGTATGGATGACCCTGTTGTGTTCTTGATCTCCAGCTGTGACCTTAGCAAATATGATTTCAATCTACTGCATGAGCGGATGGAGAAGGAGCTTCCACAGCATAAGAGGCACGTGCTGATTCTGACTCTGCCAAATATCACGCTGGAGATAAATGAGAGAAAGAAGGAAGCTCtgaagaaagacatttttaatgtaGCCTTTTTGTCTGCATGTGTGGCAGCAGTTCCTGTTCCCGGTCTTTCGATTGCAGTAGATTTAAGCATAATAAGTCTTCAGATAAGAAAGTACCTCAATGCCTTTGGTCTGGATAAGAAATCTCTGAAGATTCTCTGTGAGCAATCTGGACAGACCATGGAAACCCTGGAGAATCTGATTACCTCAGTTTGGTATAAAGGTCTTTTGACAGGTTCACTCTTATCCAAGCTGCTTGATTCAACACTTCTTGTATCTGAAGATGCTGTTGAGCGTGCGTTTAGCATTATTCCCTTTATAGGCTCTTTGGTGGCAGGGGGACTGTCTTTTGTTACCGTGAAACTCATGCTAAACAAAGCAATAGATGATATAGCAGAAGATGCCAGGAAAGTGTTAATGGCTGCATTTAAGAATTTAGAGTAG
- the LOC130566912 gene encoding interferon-inducible GTPase 5-like: MKVKTFEDAITKEDLEDLKESISTQDLPSAINTIKDYLKQQDLVELNVGVTGESGSGKSTFVNAFRGLGDEEEGSASTGVVETTMIPDVYIHPNYKNVKVWDLPGIGTPNFKANEYLQQVQFERYDFFIIASDRFKECHTHLATEIMRMGQTIDYRSIDASFDV, encoded by the exons atgaaagtgaaa ACTTTTGAAGACGCAATAACTAAGGAGGACCTGGAAGATCTTAAAGAATCCATATCTACTCAGGATCTTCCATCAGCGATAAACACCATCAAAGATTACCTCAAACAGCAAGATCTTGTAGAGCTTAATGTCGGCGTGACGGGAGAGTCTGGTTCTGGAAAGTCCACATTTGTCAATGCTTTCAGGGGTTTAGGTGATGAAGAAGAGGGCTCTGCTTCTACAGGTGTAGTGGAGACCACCATGATACCTGATGTTTACATTCACCcaaattacaaaaatgtgaaagtGTGGGATCTCCCTGGAATCGGAACGCCAAACTTCAAAGCCAATGAGTACCTTCAGCAGGTTCAGTTCGAACGTTATGATTTTTTCATTATTGCTTCAGATCGGTTTAAGGAATGTCACACTCACCTGGCCACAGAGATCATGAGGATGG GTCAGACCATTGATTACAGGTCCATAGATGCCTCATTCGACGTGTGA
- the LOC130567225 gene encoding interferon-inducible GTPase 5-like, protein MDEEFCIIGQEELDEIKEALSTQDMPTAITKIKNVLEQQDRVELNIGVTGESGSGKSSFVNAFRGIGDEEKGSAQTGPVETTMQTQVYLHPKYENVKVWDLPGIGTPNFKANEYLEQVQFERYDFFIIIASDRFRECHTQLAKEIMRMGKKFYFVRSKIDSNILAESRKKSFDQEKTLNTIREDCETELTKIGIEASVVFLISCFELGKYDFNLMQERMEKELPQHKRHVLMLAIPNITLEINERKKKALEENISRVALLSAGVATIPLPGLSVFVDLAIVNNEIEKYYSVFGLDDPSLQMLCERSGKTIEELKNVMKSPLHLGINPTALIGLLGAASLYVSENAVEYVCSLVPVLGTMVAGGMSYLTISKMLKKALNELAEDAKNVLIASLETEV, encoded by the exons ATGGATGAGGAATTTTGCATAATAGGACAAGAAGAGCTGGATGAAATTAAAGAAGCATTATCCACTCAAGATATGCCAACAGCAATTACTAAAATCAAGAATGTTCTTGAGCAGCAAGACCGTGTTGAGTTAAATATTGGCGTGACGGGAGAATCTGGTTCTGGAAAGTCCTCATTTGTCAATGCTTTTAGGGGTATAGGGGATGAAGAAAAGGGCTCTGCCCAAACTGGTCCAGTGGAGACCACAATGCAAACACAAGTTTACCTTCacccaaaatatgaaaatgtgaaAGTGTGGGATCTCCCTGGAATCGGGACACCAAACTTCAAAGCCAATGAGTACCTTGAACAAGTTCAGTTTGAacgttatgatttttttatcattattgCTTCAGATCGGTTCAGAGAATGTCACACCCAGCTGGCCAAAGAGATCATGAGGATGGGGAAGAAGTTTTACTTTGTTCGTTCCAAAATTGACTCAAACATTCTTGCTGAATCCAGAAAAAAAAGCTTTGACCAAGAAAAGACCCTAAATACCATACGGGAGGACTGTGAAACAG AATTGACAAAGATTGGTATTGAGgcttctgttgtgttcttgaTCTCCTGCTTTGAACTGGGCAAGTATGATTTCAATCTGATGCAGGAGAGGATGGAGAAAGAGCTTCCCCAGCATAAGAGACACGTGCTGATGTTGGCCATACCGAATATCACGCTGGAGATCAATGAGAGAAAGAAGAAAGCTTTAGAGGAAAACATTTCCAGAGTAGCCCTCCTGTCTGCTGGCGTAGCTACAATTCCTCTTCCTGGTCTTTCTGTTTTTGTGGATTTAGCCATCGTGAACAATGAGATAGAGAAGTACTACAGTGTCTTTGGTCTGGATGATCCCTCTCTGCAGATGCTGTGTGAAAGATCTGGTAAGACCATAGAAGAACTAAAGAATGTGATGAAGTCACCGTTGCATCTTGGGATAAACCCAACTGCTCTCATAGGCTTGCTGGGAGCTGCATCGCTGTATGTATCAGAGAATGCTGTTGAGTATGTCTGCAGTCTCGTACCTGTGCTTGGCACTATGGTAGCAGGAGGAATGTCTTACTTGACCATCTCAAAAATGCTAAAGAAAGCTTTGAATGAGTTAGCTGAAGATGCCAAGAATGTGCTGATAGCTTCACTGGAGACTGAAGTGTGA
- the LOC130567189 gene encoding interferon-inducible GTPase 5-like → MDTFEDAITQEDLEDLKESISTQDLPSAINTIKDYLKQQDLVELNVGVTGESGSGKSTFVNAFRGLGDEEEGSASTGVVETTMIPDVYIHPNYKNVKVWDLPGIGTPNFKANEYLQQVQFERYDFFIIIASDRFKECHTQLAKEIMRMGKKFYFVRSKIDISITAEKRKKNFDLKTTLDTIREDCENGLKKIGIDFPVVFLMSGWELGKYDLNPLQERLEKELPQHKRHVLMLALPNITLEINERKKKALEENISRVAFLSACVAAIPLPGLSIAADVAIIADELRKYYSAFGLDDPSLQKLCERSGKTVEELKGLMKSPLHHGINTSSVIDWLSEFFMSLIPIVGTVMAGGLSYLIVSITLKRALNDIAEVARKVLMASLESEV, encoded by the exons atgGATACTTTTGAAGACGCAATAACTCAGGAGGACCTGGAAGATCTTAAAGAATCCATATCTACTCAGGATCTTCCATCAGCGATAAACACCATCAAAGATTACCTCAAACAGCAAGATCTTGTAGAGCTTAATGTCGGCGTGACGGGAGAGTCTGGTTCTGGAAAGTCCACATTTGTCAATGCTTTCAGGGGTTTAGGTGATGAAGAAGAGGGCTCTGCTTCTACAGGTGTAGTGGAGACCACCATGATACCTGATGTTTACATTCACCcaaattacaaaaatgtgaaagtGTGGGATCTCCCTGGAATCGGAACGCCAAACTTCAAAGCCAATGAGTACCTTCAGCAGGTTCAGTTCGAACGTTATGATTTTTTCATCATTATTGCTTCAGATCGGTTTAAGGAATGTCACACCCAGCTGGCCAAGGAGATCATGAGGATGGGGAAGAAGTTTTACTTTGTGCGTTCTAAGATTGACATTAGCATTACTGCtgagaagaggaagaagaacTTTGACCTGAAAACGACGCTGGATACCATCCGAGAGGATTGCGAAAACG GGCTCAAAAAGATCGGTATTGACTTCCCTGTTGTCTTCTTGATGTCTGGATGGGAACTGGGCAAGTATGATTTAAATCCGCTGCAGGAGAGGTTGGAGAAGGAGCTTCCACAGCATAAGAGACACGTGCTAATGTTGGCTTTGCCAAATATCACACTAGAAATcaatgagagaaaaaagaaagcttTAGAGGAAAACATTTCCAGAGTAGCCTTCCTCTCTGCCTGTGTGGCTGCAATTCCACTGCCCGGTCTTTCGATTGCAGCAGATGTAGCCATCATAGCAGATGAGCTAAGAAAATACTACAGTGCCTTTGGTCTGGATGATCCGTCTTTGCAGAAGCTCTGTGAAAGATCTGGGAAAACGGTAGAGGAGCTGAAGGGTCTGATGAAGTCACCTCTACATCATGGAATAAACACAAGTTCAGTGATAGATTGGCTGAGTGAGTTTTTTATGAGCCTCATACCCATTGTAGGCACTGTGATGGCAGGGGGACTGTCTTATTTGATCGTCTCAATTACGCTGAAGAGAGCTTTGAATGATATAGCAGAAGTTGCCAGAAAGGTGCTGATGGCTTCTCTCGAGTCTGAAGTGTAA